The following are encoded in a window of Phaseolus vulgaris cultivar G19833 chromosome 3, P. vulgaris v2.0, whole genome shotgun sequence genomic DNA:
- the LOC137839405 gene encoding uncharacterized protein — protein sequence MFIPEKSLRQGDPLAPFIFLIVAEGLAGVSVLAVKATLMCFELASGLKVNYSKSKVGWKGISSDKLSRFASVLNCDVMKVPFTYLGMKVGGNHKRLGFWEVVLEKIGEVERKFFVNGRENLLD from the exons ATGTTTATCCCAGAGAAGAGTTTgagacaaggtgatcctttgGCACCATTTATCTTTCTCATTGTGGCGGAGGGTTTGGCAGGTGTT AGTGTGTTGGCAGTTAAGGCTACTCTGATGTGTTTTGAGCTTGCTTCTGGACTTAAAGTTAATTATTCTAAAAGTAAAGTAGGATGGAAGGGTATTAGCTCTGATAAACTTTCGAGGTTTGCATCTGTCCTTAATTGTGATGTCATGAAAGTTCCTTTCACTTATCTAGGTATGAAAGTAGGAGGAAATCATAAGAGATTGGGTTTCTGGGAAGTGGTGCTTGAAAAGATTGGGGAAGTGGAAAGGAAATTTTTTGTCAATGGCAGAGAGAATCTGCTTGATTAA
- the LOC137839406 gene encoding receptor-like cytoplasmic kinase 185 yields MKIANGAAKGLEYLHVCADQSVIFREFKASNILLGEGYHAMLSDFGVAKFGPLGDSSHVSTREVGTYGYCAPEYMVTGHLTPKCDVYGFGVVLLELISGRKVFDKTRSPGMRNLVMWAEPIFKDRNQFHRLVDPLLKGYFPMEGLHQAISVAAMCLHEDADRRPVIRDVVSALTYLESQYYDPNESHRGRKGTWLNKLEKKRESWSENTTCRGRKG; encoded by the exons ATGAAGATAGCAAATGGTGCAGCAAAGGGATTGGAGTATTTGCATGTTTGCGCAGACCAATCAGTGATATTTAGAGAGTTCAAAGCATCGAACATCCTCTTGGGCGAGGGTTATCATGCCATGTTGTCTGATTTTGGGGTGGCAAAATTTGGTCCCCTTGGTGATAGCAGTCATGTTTCTACGCGAGAGGTGGGAACATATGGTTACTGTGCCCCAGAATATATGGTGACTGGTCACCTAACTCCGAAATGTGATGTCTACGGTTTTGGAGTGGTCCTCCTCGAACTCATTTCGGGGCGCAAGGTCTTTGACAAGACTCGTTCACCTGGTATGCGTAATCTTGTTATGTGG gcggaaccTATTTTCAAGGACCGTAACCAGTTCCATAGATTGGTCGACCCTCTACTTAAGGGGTATTTTCCAATGGAAGGGCTTCATCAGGCAATTTCTGTTGCTGCTATGTGTTTGCATGAAGATGCTGATAGAAGGCCTGTGATACGGGATGTGGTTAGTGCTCTAACGTACCTGGAATCACAGTATTACGACCCAAATGAGTCTCACCGAGGCAGAAAGGGAACTTGGTTGAATAAACTAGAAAAGAAACGTGAATCCTGGAGTGAAAACACAACCTGTAGAGGAAGAAAGGGGTGA